One genomic segment of Thermodesulfobacterium sp. TA1 includes these proteins:
- a CDS encoding molybdenum cofactor biosynthesis protein B: MIKVGILTLSDKGFKGEREDKSGKLLKTLVEKEGWLVEKYLILPDEKEKIVETLKAWTDEARLDLILTNGGTGVYPRDVTPEATREVIEKEIPGIPEFIRYISYPLTPMAALTRGVAGVRGKTLIINLPGSPKAIEEIFPNLIAIIKHAVEKIKGDPSECARG, translated from the coding sequence ATGATAAAAGTAGGCATCCTTACACTTAGTGATAAAGGGTTTAAAGGAGAAAGAGAGGATAAATCTGGAAAACTGCTTAAAACCTTGGTAGAAAAAGAAGGATGGTTAGTAGAAAAATATTTAATTCTACCAGATGAAAAGGAAAAAATAGTAGAAACCCTTAAAGCTTGGACTGATGAAGCAAGATTAGACCTTATTCTTACCAACGGAGGAACTGGGGTTTATCCAAGGGATGTTACCCCTGAAGCTACCCGAGAGGTAATAGAAAAAGAAATTCCTGGTATACCTGAATTTATAAGGTATATCAGCTATCCCCTAACCCCTATGGCTGCTTTAACCAGAGGAGTAGCTGGGGTTAGGGGTAAAACCCTTATCATCAACCTACCTGGTAGCCCTAAAGCTATCGAAGAAATTTTCCCCAACTTGATAGCCATCATAAAACATGCGGTAGAAAAGATCAAAGGAGACCCAAGTGAGTGTGCCAGAGGTTAA
- the yedE gene encoding YedE family putative selenium transporter, translated as MNGIGNFFATRWGIILVGAIIGILAPILQKLGNPPNMGICVACMERDIAGALGFHRAEVVQYMRPEIIGFVLGSFLSALLFREYRPRGGSAPFIRFILGMFAMIGALTFLGCPWRTILRLAGGDFNAILGLVGLIFGVFIGTIFFRMGYSLGRSQGLPYKAAGLGFPFLMLICLVLLLIDAPAPGTNKGEFLFFSIKGPGSQHAPILVSLLVGLFIGVLAQRSRFCTMGAFRDVILFRQFHLFLGVASFFVTALITNLILGQFNPGFENQPIAHTMQLWNFLGMTLAGLCFALAGGCPGRQLFLSGEGDGDAAIFATGMIVGAAVAHNFGLAASPKGIGPHTPEAIILGFAVCLVIGFTMRTKKA; from the coding sequence ATGAACGGGATAGGTAATTTTTTTGCCACCAGATGGGGCATTATTTTAGTAGGAGCTATTATAGGAATTTTAGCCCCTATTCTTCAAAAGCTGGGAAACCCACCTAATATGGGGATTTGTGTTGCCTGTATGGAAAGAGACATTGCAGGAGCCCTTGGTTTTCACAGAGCAGAGGTAGTCCAATACATGAGACCAGAAATAATCGGTTTTGTTTTAGGTTCTTTTTTAAGTGCCCTTTTGTTTAGGGAATATCGTCCAAGAGGAGGGTCTGCCCCGTTTATCCGGTTTATCTTAGGGATGTTTGCGATGATAGGTGCTTTGACTTTTTTAGGTTGCCCTTGGAGGACTATCCTTAGACTTGCTGGAGGAGATTTCAACGCTATTTTGGGGTTGGTAGGTCTTATTTTTGGTGTATTTATCGGAACAATTTTTTTCAGAATGGGGTATTCGCTCGGTAGGTCTCAGGGCCTACCTTATAAAGCCGCTGGTTTAGGCTTTCCCTTTTTGATGCTAATCTGTCTGGTTTTACTTTTGATAGATGCACCTGCCCCTGGTACCAACAAAGGAGAATTTTTATTTTTCAGCATTAAGGGGCCTGGTTCACAACACGCCCCTATTTTGGTTTCTCTTTTAGTAGGACTTTTTATAGGGGTGCTTGCCCAGAGAAGCAGGTTTTGCACCATGGGAGCCTTCAGGGATGTTATTCTTTTCAGGCAGTTTCATCTTTTCTTAGGAGTTGCCTCCTTTTTTGTTACCGCATTGATTACTAACCTTATTTTAGGGCAGTTTAACCCTGGATTTGAAAATCAACCTATCGCCCATACGATGCAGTTGTGGAACTTTTTAGGCATGACCTTAGCAGGACTTTGTTTTGCCTTAGCAGGAGGCTGTCCTGGAAGGCAACTTTTCCTTTCAGGAGAAGGAGACGGAGATGCAGCCATCTTTGCTACAGGTATGATAGTAGGTGCAGCAGTAGCTCATAATTTTGGTTTAGCTGCTTCTCCCAAAGGTATAGGACCTCATACCCCTGAAGCCATAATCTTAGGTTTTGCGGTATGTCTGGTGATAGGGTTTACTATGAGGACTAAAAAAGCTTAA
- a CDS encoding double-cubane-cluster-containing anaerobic reductase, translating into MTQDYVKMWQDLGLNLENHDCLLKALADIYQQVYLTQENRPEGMKYFDFVISEAHGLRIKELLEAKKQGKKIIGTFCVYVPEEMILATNGICVGLCAGAPIGFDEAEKVLPKNTCDLIKAFIGFKLTQVCPYIESCDLLVGETTCDGKKKAYEVLDKLTRKVYVMEVPHRKTEVGRELFLKELFGLKEKLEELTGQKMSVETLKEGIRIVNEKRKALMRLERLRAYDPAPISGLDALLVNQIAFYDDPVRLTQKVNELCDELEERVKKGLGVKPKGTPRILITGCPFALPNWKLHHIIETSGAVVVGEESCIGRRYYHTLVPENFESVEAGIKLLADRYLKTHCACFTPNTERTEDIKDMANQLKAQGVVYYSIQFCTPYLFEAYQVEKEIDLPFLKIDTNYSMEDVGQLKTRCEAFIETL; encoded by the coding sequence ATGACACAAGACTATGTAAAAATGTGGCAAGATTTAGGTCTAAATTTAGAAAACCATGATTGTTTGCTCAAGGCTTTAGCCGATATATATCAACAGGTGTATCTTACTCAAGAAAACCGCCCCGAAGGGATGAAATATTTTGATTTTGTTATCTCAGAGGCTCATGGTCTTAGGATAAAAGAGCTTCTTGAGGCTAAAAAACAGGGAAAAAAGATTATAGGAACCTTCTGTGTTTATGTACCTGAGGAAATGATACTGGCAACAAACGGAATATGTGTAGGTCTTTGTGCAGGGGCTCCAATAGGTTTTGATGAGGCAGAAAAGGTTTTACCAAAGAATACCTGTGACCTCATCAAGGCTTTTATAGGTTTTAAGCTTACCCAGGTTTGTCCTTATATAGAAAGCTGCGACCTTTTGGTAGGCGAAACCACCTGCGATGGTAAGAAAAAAGCTTATGAAGTCCTTGATAAACTTACCAGAAAGGTCTATGTTATGGAAGTCCCCCACAGAAAAACAGAGGTAGGTAGAGAATTGTTTTTAAAAGAACTTTTTGGTTTAAAAGAGAAGTTAGAAGAATTAACCGGTCAAAAAATGTCGGTAGAAACCCTTAAAGAAGGTATAAGGATAGTAAACGAAAAAAGAAAAGCTTTGATGAGGCTTGAAAGATTAAGGGCTTATGACCCAGCTCCTATTTCAGGTCTTGACGCCCTTTTGGTTAATCAGATAGCCTTTTATGACGATCCAGTAAGATTGACCCAAAAGGTAAACGAACTTTGTGATGAACTCGAAGAAAGGGTTAAAAAGGGCTTAGGCGTTAAACCCAAAGGAACCCCAAGAATACTTATTACTGGTTGTCCCTTTGCCTTACCCAACTGGAAACTTCATCACATAATAGAAACAAGCGGAGCAGTAGTCGTAGGAGAAGAATCTTGCATAGGAAGAAGGTATTATCATACCTTGGTTCCTGAAAACTTTGAGAGTGTAGAAGCAGGTATCAAACTCTTAGCCGATAGATACTTAAAGACCCACTGTGCTTGTTTTACCCCTAATACAGAAAGAACAGAAGACATCAAAGATATGGCCAACCAACTAAAAGCTCAAGGGGTTGTTTATTACTCTATTCAATTCTGTACACCCTACCTTTTTGAGGCTTATCAAGTAGAAAAAGAAATTGACCTTCCCTTTTTAAAAATAGATACCAACTACAGCATGGAAGACGTGGGACAACTCAAAACAAGATGTGAGGCCTTTATAGAAACCTTATAA
- the selD gene encoding selenide, water dikinase SelD produces MPEVKLSKMVKASGUAAKLPQEFLVEILEDLELPSHPNLIQSFENGADAGIYKLDEEKALVFTADFFTPVVDDPYTFGQIAAANSLADVYVCGAKPLLALNLITFPKKGIPKEVLKEILKGGLSKIKEAGALLVGGHSVDDPEPKYGLAVVGLVHPQKIIRNNQAQAGDLLYLSKPIGTGILITAYKGKLFDETKEIYQKMVKTMTELNDKICSVMVDLGIKAATDITGFGLIGHALEMATASKKDLIIYSSKVPCFKEAKDCISMGIVPEGDYHNLHFCKKSIYVHPDVSEDELILLSDAQTSGGVLVAVPPEKKEIFEKKTFELGLTNLTLIGEVKPPEGSCPTVRVYP; encoded by the coding sequence GTGCCAGAGGTTAAACTTTCTAAAATGGTAAAAGCCTCAGGTTGAGCGGCTAAGCTTCCACAAGAGTTTCTTGTGGAAATACTTGAAGATTTAGAGCTTCCTTCTCATCCTAACCTTATTCAAAGTTTTGAAAACGGAGCTGATGCAGGGATTTACAAGTTAGACGAAGAAAAGGCCTTGGTTTTTACCGCCGACTTTTTTACCCCTGTGGTTGACGACCCTTATACCTTTGGGCAAATAGCCGCAGCCAATTCTTTAGCAGACGTTTATGTCTGTGGAGCAAAACCCCTTTTAGCCTTAAACCTTATTACCTTTCCCAAAAAAGGTATCCCTAAGGAGGTATTAAAAGAAATTCTAAAGGGTGGTTTGTCTAAAATCAAAGAAGCAGGTGCTTTGTTGGTAGGTGGACATAGCGTTGATGATCCAGAACCTAAATATGGTCTTGCTGTAGTTGGCCTGGTTCATCCTCAAAAGATCATAAGAAACAATCAGGCCCAAGCAGGAGACCTCCTTTATCTCTCTAAACCTATAGGAACAGGAATTTTAATAACCGCCTATAAAGGTAAACTTTTTGATGAAACCAAAGAGATTTATCAAAAGATGGTAAAAACCATGACTGAGCTAAACGATAAAATCTGTTCGGTAATGGTAGACTTAGGGATTAAAGCTGCAACAGATATTACAGGTTTTGGTTTAATAGGCCATGCCCTTGAAATGGCTACTGCAAGCAAAAAGGACCTTATCATCTACTCAAGCAAAGTCCCTTGTTTTAAAGAGGCTAAAGATTGTATTTCTATGGGAATAGTGCCTGAAGGTGATTACCACAACCTTCATTTCTGCAAAAAATCGATCTATGTTCACCCAGACGTCTCAGAGGATGAATTAATCTTATTATCTGATGCCCAAACCTCTGGAGGGGTTTTAGTAGCCGTACCTCCAGAAAAAAAAGAAATCTTTGAGAAAAAAACGTTTGAATTAGGGCTTACCAACCTAACCCTTATCGGAGAAGTTAAACCACCAGAGGGCTCCTGTCCAACCGTAAGGGTTTATCCTTAG
- a CDS encoding translation factor GTPase family protein has translation MGVPKVLTILGQTDAGKARLSEAFCKVCGEAIKGQKKESNFYLRVYGFNYKDTPFYLLTTPGDENFLGEIKWALKVSDAAILVVDSSNPIKYHTIRVFEMAKEMEVPLFIFINKLDEEKSNFGQTICDLQDNLEILQVPIIYAFGEKEQPLLVDLIEDKAVVEKGSKIEYIDYPENLKHRVSTLKENLIETAAEGKDELIEKYLDTGSLTKEEILEGLKAGLANNKIALIFTGAAKPGIGVPTFLEYLYQFVPSYELVRKRNETDEKSSGFIFKTIIDPFAGKLSYGRVFAGSFNSDSTVFTSNGKEEKYTQIFVPKGDGLQQVKEVKEGEVIVFAKVDGLSTGITFAKNLGVKPISLPKLPSPMITMALHPETRADEDKISGALTKIKEEDPSIIFTRDEETKELLISGLGVIHIEKTIEKLREKFGVKVKLTTPKIPYRETIKKPVHGVIYRHKKQSGGRGQFAEVHFNLFPLERGKGFEFLETLTGMNVPRNYVPAVEKGVREAMERGPLAGFPVVDVKVQFYDGKSHEVDSSDLAFKIAAIHCFRKGMEQANPVLLEPYIEMEIYVPDETVGDVVGDLNSRRGRVLGIEKDKKMTKISAVVPMAEVQNYVVALQGFTGGRGYFISKFSHYEEAPPFVAEKVIAERKSQLEAAKEE, from the coding sequence ATGGGGGTACCTAAGGTATTAACGATTTTAGGCCAAACCGACGCAGGAAAAGCAAGACTTTCTGAAGCCTTTTGTAAAGTTTGTGGAGAAGCCATCAAGGGACAAAAAAAAGAATCAAACTTCTATCTGAGAGTCTATGGATTTAATTACAAAGATACACCTTTTTATCTTTTAACCACTCCAGGTGATGAAAACTTTTTAGGAGAGATTAAATGGGCACTTAAGGTGTCTGATGCTGCTATTTTAGTGGTTGATTCTTCTAACCCCATCAAATATCACACCATAAGAGTGTTTGAAATGGCAAAAGAGATGGAAGTTCCTCTTTTTATCTTTATCAACAAATTAGACGAAGAAAAAAGTAACTTTGGTCAAACCATTTGCGACCTGCAAGATAACTTAGAAATTTTACAGGTCCCTATAATCTATGCCTTTGGAGAAAAAGAACAGCCTCTTTTAGTTGATTTGATAGAAGATAAGGCCGTAGTAGAAAAGGGTAGTAAAATAGAATATATAGACTATCCAGAAAATTTAAAACATAGAGTTTCTACTTTAAAAGAAAATCTTATAGAAACAGCAGCTGAAGGAAAAGATGAACTGATAGAAAAATATCTTGATACCGGAAGTTTAACCAAAGAAGAAATTTTAGAAGGTTTAAAAGCTGGTTTAGCCAACAATAAAATCGCTTTAATCTTTACTGGGGCGGCTAAACCTGGAATAGGAGTGCCTACTTTTCTCGAATATCTATACCAGTTTGTTCCCTCTTACGAACTGGTAAGAAAAAGGAACGAAACAGACGAAAAATCTTCTGGTTTTATTTTCAAAACCATCATCGATCCCTTTGCCGGCAAACTTTCTTATGGAAGGGTATTTGCCGGTTCTTTTAACTCAGACAGCACGGTTTTTACCTCTAACGGCAAAGAAGAAAAGTATACCCAAATTTTTGTACCCAAAGGCGATGGACTACAACAAGTAAAGGAAGTTAAAGAAGGAGAAGTAATCGTTTTTGCTAAAGTTGACGGATTGTCTACAGGGATAACCTTTGCTAAAAATCTTGGGGTTAAACCTATTTCACTACCCAAACTACCTTCACCTATGATAACCATGGCTTTACACCCAGAAACCAGGGCTGACGAAGACAAGATAAGCGGAGCTTTAACTAAAATCAAAGAAGAAGACCCTTCTATCATCTTTACCAGAGATGAAGAAACTAAAGAACTTCTTATTTCTGGTTTAGGGGTAATCCATATAGAAAAAACCATAGAAAAATTAAGGGAAAAGTTTGGGGTAAAGGTAAAACTTACTACCCCTAAAATCCCTTATAGAGAAACCATCAAAAAACCAGTACATGGTGTAATTTATAGACATAAAAAACAAAGCGGAGGTAGAGGACAGTTTGCTGAAGTCCATTTCAACCTCTTTCCCTTAGAAAGAGGTAAAGGCTTTGAATTTTTAGAAACCCTTACTGGAATGAATGTCCCAAGAAACTATGTACCTGCAGTAGAAAAAGGGGTAAGAGAAGCGATGGAAAGAGGACCTTTGGCAGGATTTCCGGTAGTTGACGTAAAAGTCCAATTTTATGACGGAAAATCTCACGAAGTAGACTCCTCTGACCTTGCCTTTAAAATAGCAGCCATTCATTGTTTTAGAAAAGGTATGGAACAAGCTAATCCTGTGCTCTTAGAGCCTTATATAGAAATGGAAATCTATGTTCCAGACGAAACCGTAGGGGACGTAGTAGGAGACCTCAACTCAAGAAGGGGCAGAGTATTAGGGATTGAAAAAGATAAAAAAATGACTAAAATATCCGCTGTGGTTCCGATGGCAGAGGTTCAAAACTATGTAGTAGCTTTACAAGGATTTACAGGAGGGAGAGGGTATTTTATCTCCAAGTTTTCCCATTACGAAGAAGCCCCACCGTTTGTAGCAGAAAAAGTGATAGCAGAAAGAAAATCCCAGTTAGAGGCTGCAAAAGAAGAATGA
- a CDS encoding selenium metabolism-associated LysR family transcriptional regulator yields the protein MLDLRKLEVFIKVYETQSFSKASAVLHLAQPTITLHIKDLEEELEVSLFDRNTRKVVPSKAGKIVYRYGKEVLNIIKQMEKELKLLKDEKVGMIEIGGSTIPGQYILPKIIKSFKEKYPNISVFLKVGDSKEVVEKVLAKEIDFGMIGAVFVNKDLVFLPCYEDEIVLIAPTDFAKEEISLEELYKIPILKREEGSGTWKNFLEALDKKNIDWTKLNIIGEMGSTEAIKEAVKAGLGFGLVSSLAVGLETSLNLLKVVRIKNLVIKRKFYMVYLRMTKLLPIEHKFLEFIKEFSNL from the coding sequence ATGTTAGACTTAAGGAAATTAGAGGTTTTTATCAAGGTATACGAAACTCAGAGTTTCTCTAAGGCTTCTGCTGTTTTACATCTTGCTCAACCTACCATTACTCTTCATATCAAGGACCTTGAAGAAGAGTTAGAGGTAAGTCTTTTTGACCGAAATACCAGAAAAGTTGTACCCAGTAAAGCAGGAAAGATAGTCTACCGTTATGGAAAAGAGGTCTTAAACATTATAAAGCAAATGGAGAAAGAGTTGAAACTACTTAAAGACGAAAAAGTAGGTATGATAGAAATCGGAGGAAGCACCATCCCAGGACAATATATACTTCCTAAGATCATAAAAAGTTTTAAGGAAAAGTACCCGAACATTTCAGTTTTTTTAAAAGTAGGTGACAGTAAAGAGGTTGTAGAAAAGGTGTTGGCAAAGGAGATAGATTTTGGGATGATTGGAGCGGTTTTTGTTAATAAAGATTTAGTGTTTTTACCTTGTTATGAAGATGAGATAGTCCTTATTGCTCCTACTGACTTTGCTAAAGAAGAAATAAGTTTAGAAGAACTTTATAAAATACCTATTTTAAAGCGTGAGGAGGGGTCAGGCACTTGGAAAAATTTTTTAGAAGCTTTAGATAAAAAGAATATAGACTGGACTAAGCTTAATATCATCGGAGAGATGGGGTCAACAGAGGCTATAAAAGAGGCGGTAAAAGCAGGTTTAGGGTTTGGTTTGGTTTCTTCTTTAGCCGTAGGACTTGAAACCTCTCTTAATCTTTTAAAGGTAGTGAGGATTAAAAATCTGGTGATAAAAAGAAAGTTTTACATGGTTTATCTACGGATGACTAAACTTTTACCGATAGAACATAAATTTTTAGAATTTATCAAAGAATTTTCTAATCTCTAG
- a CDS encoding acyl-CoA dehydratase activase has product MKVLGLDVGSTYIKIALFEKENLKALERDNTSYTPLEKALYYIEKYQPDQVVATGYGRNLVHTNLENCTTISEIKAFAIGAKFIHPTVKTILDIGGQDTKVISLDETGKVVKFEMNDRCSAGTGRFLEIMCRALGYQIEELNHLEIEGEVKVKISSLCTVFAESEVISLIAQGLPREEILKGVHLSVVYKVISMLKRISVKEDLVFAGGCSQNKLLKRLLEDQLKTKIITLKESPFLGAIGAGVFGLLKTRD; this is encoded by the coding sequence ATGAAGGTTTTAGGGCTTGATGTTGGTTCTACCTACATTAAGATAGCCCTTTTTGAAAAGGAAAATTTAAAAGCTTTAGAAAGAGATAATACTTCCTATACACCTTTAGAAAAAGCTCTTTATTATATAGAAAAATACCAACCAGATCAAGTAGTTGCTACCGGATACGGAAGAAACTTGGTTCATACAAACCTTGAAAACTGTACTACTATTTCTGAGATAAAAGCTTTTGCCATAGGTGCAAAGTTTATTCATCCGACAGTAAAAACCATCTTAGACATAGGAGGACAGGATACCAAAGTTATAAGCCTTGATGAAACAGGTAAGGTGGTAAAGTTTGAGATGAACGACCGTTGCTCGGCAGGCACAGGAAGGTTTTTAGAGATAATGTGCAGAGCATTAGGTTATCAGATTGAGGAGTTAAATCATCTGGAAATAGAAGGAGAGGTTAAGGTAAAAATTAGCAGCCTCTGCACGGTTTTTGCAGAATCAGAGGTTATCTCCCTGATAGCCCAAGGGTTGCCAAGGGAAGAAATTTTAAAAGGAGTTCATCTTTCTGTGGTCTATAAGGTGATTTCTATGCTTAAAAGAATTTCTGTTAAAGAGGATTTAGTTTTTGCTGGAGGTTGTTCACAAAATAAGCTTTTAAAAAGACTTTTAGAAGACCAGCTAAAAACCAAGATTATAACCTTAAAAGAATCCCCTTTTTTAGGGGCGATAGGGGCTGGGGTTTTTGGTTTGTTAAAAACTAGAGATTAG